One segment of Burkholderia multivorans ATCC BAA-247 DNA contains the following:
- the acpS gene encoding holo-ACP synthase codes for MAIYGIGTDIVQVSRVAAVLERTGGRFAEKVLGPDELRVFHARRARSEARGIAFLATRFSAKEAFSKAIGLGMHWPMTWRALQTLNRPSGEPYVVASGELADWLAARGIAARVTVSDERDYAVSFVIAETDVPAPDVPTAVSRTTP; via the coding sequence ATGGCGATCTACGGCATCGGCACCGACATCGTGCAGGTCAGCCGCGTCGCGGCCGTGCTCGAGCGTACCGGCGGACGCTTCGCGGAGAAGGTACTCGGCCCCGACGAACTGCGCGTGTTCCATGCGCGCCGCGCACGTTCGGAGGCGCGCGGCATCGCGTTTCTCGCGACGCGCTTTTCCGCGAAGGAAGCGTTCTCGAAGGCGATCGGGCTCGGCATGCATTGGCCGATGACCTGGCGCGCGTTGCAGACGCTCAACCGGCCGAGCGGCGAGCCGTACGTCGTCGCATCGGGCGAACTCGCCGACTGGCTCGCGGCGCGCGGTATCGCCGCGCGCGTGACGGTCAGCGACGAGCGCGATTACGCGGTGTCGTTCGTGATCGCCGAGACCGACGTGCCTGCGCCCGACGTACCCACCGCTGTTTCCCGAACCACTCCCTGA